The following proteins are co-located in the Candidatus Binatia bacterium genome:
- a CDS encoding VOC family protein — MANFSIVMLVCSDISRSRDFYRDVLGLPVRQDLPKRPVRFELGGGAVLSLHRKSDVLAVRPGSLQLGFTVDDVDAFVADCVERGIPIFQDPYDEPFGRIAIVGDPDGYPIQVCTLRPR, encoded by the coding sequence GTGGCGAACTTCTCGATCGTCATGCTCGTCTGCTCCGATATCTCGCGCTCGCGCGATTTCTATCGCGACGTGCTCGGCCTGCCGGTGCGGCAGGATCTGCCGAAGCGACCGGTGCGCTTCGAGCTCGGCGGCGGCGCCGTGCTGAGCCTCCATCGGAAGAGCGACGTGCTCGCCGTGCGTCCCGGGTCGCTGCAGCTCGGCTTCACCGTAGACGACGTGGATGCGTTCGTGGCGGATTGCGTCGAGCGAGGGATTCCGATCTTTCAGGATCCCTACGACGAGCCGTTCGGACGCATCGCGATCGTCGGCGACCCCGACGGCTATCCGATCCAAGTCTGCACGCTGCGGCCGCGATGA